Proteins encoded in a region of the Neodiprion lecontei isolate iyNeoLeco1 chromosome 5, iyNeoLeco1.1, whole genome shotgun sequence genome:
- the LOC107219186 gene encoding ovalbumin-related protein X produces the protein MRKLLLFLVAIFAISAQVTANGDSAALQAMAENVCRFADNFLKVIAADNPGNLISSSLSAQLSLAMAAYGAGGTTATQMRTALFIPDDNELGQSGYQSLIDTLNAVQGVELRLANKLFTSARIPVKADFKAMTDTRFRSANQEVDFDHANAAANTINSWCDEQTMHRIKDLVAPDDMTPDTVLIIVNAIYFKGQWNRKFIPRLTKRRAFHLDAERTKNVSTMYVQHKFVTGDIPEVDARFIEIPYKDNLMSMIIIRPNEINGLKTVVGNLSLVNLTQRLRRNTLRPVELFLPKFKIESTFDLKMTAQKLGISEVFENSANFSGIADVPIKIKKIVQKAFIEVNEEGSEAAVATSINVMFRSARIEPNVVRFEVDRPVMYAIRHTASNAILFSGLLVEP, from the exons ATGCGGAAAC TATTGTTATTCCTTGTTGCAATATTCGCAATATCGGCACAAGTTACCGCCAATGGCGATAGCGCTGCGCTTCAGGCCATGGCCGAGAATGTCTGCAGGTTTGCCGATAACTTTTTAAAG GTGATTGCTGCCGACAATCCTGGCAACCTGATATCCTCGTCTTTGAGCGCTCAACTATCACTTGCCATGGCTGCATACGGAGCCGGTGGTACGACTGCTACCCAAATGCGAACAGCCCTCTTTATTCCAGACGACAATGAGCTCGGCCAATCTGGTTATCAGTCGCTCATCGATACTTTGAAC GCTGTTCAAGGGGTCGAACTACGTCTCGCTAACAAGTTATTCACGTCCGCTCGGATCCCGGTAAAAGCTGACTTCAAAGCAATGACTGACACTAGATTCCGGTCGGCCAACCAAGAAGTGGACTTTGATCATGCAAATGCTGCTGCCAACACCATCAATTCTTGGTGCGATGAACAGACCATGCATCGCATCAAGGATTTGGTCGCTCCAG ATGATATGACCCCGGATACTGTATTGATCATCGTGAATGCGATCTACTTCAAGGGGCAGTGGaacagaaaatttattccacgTCTAACTAAACGCAGAGCTTTTCATCTCGATGCAGAACGTACCAAAAATGTCTCGACTATGTATGTTCAGCACAAGTTTGTAACCGGTGATATTCCCGAAGTTGACGCAAGATTCATCGAAATACCGTACAAA GACAATTTGATGAGCATGATCATAATTCGTCCGAATGAAATAAACGGGCTAAAAACAGTCGTGGGCAATCTGAGCCTAGTAAATCTGACCCAGAGGTTGAGACGAAATACTTTGCGTCcggttgaattatttttaccgaaATTCAAGATAGAAAGTACATTCGATCTGAAAATGACGGCGCAGAAG TTGGGGATCTCAGAGGTCTTCGAAAATTCCGCCAACTTTTCCGGCATAGCGGACGTTCCAATTAAAATCAAGAAAATTGTTCAGAAGGCGTTCATTGAAGTGAACGAAGAAGGTAGCGAAGCTGCTGTTGCTACCA GTATCAACGTAATGTTCAGAAGCGCTAGAATCGAGCCAAACGTGGTTCGATTCGAAGTTGATCGGCCAGTGATGTATGCTATTCGTCACACTGCCAGCAACGCAATTTTGTTCAGCGGCCTTCTCGTCGAGCCCTGA